The Oryzias latipes chromosome 16, ASM223467v1 genomic sequence GGGTCCTCCAGGTTATAAAGGGAGCAAGGTGAGAATTTTGTCGTCTTTTTTCGACACTGAAAGTCTTCAGTCGGTGAGGAAATGTGTTGGATTTTGCAGGGAGAAAGAGGAGAATGTGGCCCTCCTGGAGCTAAGGGTGACATTGTGAGCTTATTATTAACttaatttcttattaaaaatCTCCCTACAGTACTGTTGGATGACCTACATGATACTTTGCAGGGACCTGAGGGATCATCCGGCCCACCGGGACCAAAAGGAGAACAGGTAAATCATTTAACAGCCACCGTAAGTTCAAGTTTGAACAAGTTTGATTTCTGCCGATACCAAGTATGAATTTTTGTCTTCTAGAGAGAGAAGGTACAGGAAtttgaacagatttttaaaacaaattttctaGAATGAAATTGCTTCAAACtacgccccccccccatgctctTTAAAATCAGATCGCCGTCACGTCTGACCCTTCACACCCCTGAATATACACTTTACCGCCGCCAGCCACATTAACATTTCAGACATGAAGAATTCAGCGACTCCTGTACTccgtctaatgaaaaaaaaagaaaaaaatggaagtgtTGCTCAACGCTGCACTAATGGAATGTGATTATTGGATTACAGGTAATCCCAACACCAAAGCTGTGAATCCAGGCTTGCAGGATATTATTCTTTTGCAGGACCAGACTTTGTGTGTCAGGGATTAGTGCAGGGAACAGGCTGCCACTCTTCCTCTGTTGTGCGCGTGGGACATTGTCTGGCTACCCGTGTTATTCAGCCACCAAGGCCTGAGACCCCAGCAGAATGGCAGCCGTGCAGGTTGACATTAATCCCACTGTACTGTTTTTGTTCGGTTGTGACCTGCAGCTGATCCCCAATAATTGGGCAGTCCTTAGAGTAAGATCCTGAACATTATGGATGCTTGAAGGTCTGTCTTGATTTTGAGCAATGAAAAGTTGGACGTTTGTGTTGCAGGGTGCAGCGGGACCACCTGGAGACATTGGTCCTGAAGGGCCTGCGGGACCTAAAGTAAGCCTCTTTTCAGGTTGGGTtggggcttgcactctctgtccctgTCTGCCTCCCTGCTGTCTGGCTTtggggtggcggatgtgattgcTCGGCGGAcagttctctatctgctaccgtgtgggttatgggggggggtcctggctgccgctgcggcgggggtcttggtgtggggatgactgggcactgtCCTTCCTTCCTTTTACATTTCGCCATCAACAcccactcgagcacaggtgccatctcacttttgcacaaatagtttgcgtgacttgaaggaaatgtttcacatgtgttggtCTGAATGCGTGTGTGAATATTAGttgtgttgtgtacatgttgacatgtttgtatggGAACATTTTTGGACCCAGCAGGTAtggtttttaacatttgagtgttcgtgtgaacaggccccgccccatTTAGATTTGTATTACTTCTAAACCTGACCGTAATACTTATAATTAaacatttacccccccccctctctaaaaTCCCCCTCCTGCCCCCCCTCTTTAACAtccctaaattacaaaaggggttaattcaaatatacatctggtTTATAACACCTTTTGTTACAGAGGTTAGGAATTGGGAGGTTATGTACTGCACCTCTTATCAAACacgaggctttcagctctcagctgttggacaggacaagttaaaaaaataaaacaggagagtaaatcatttcaaaaatatgtttctaaGCTTTTATTCATCGATTATAACGACTGTTTTTCATTAATTGTTTGGTTTCATCGGGTAGTCATCAAGACTGAAACCATGACTTCCTGCATGCCTTACAGCAGAGGAACCTACGAGGTGATGAATGAGTCACAGCCTCAGGGCTTTTTATTTGGTTGCAGGtcttctgagtttttttttaagcagattCACAGTAAAGAAAGCAGATGAATCCTTCATCAGATAGAATTTAGTGTCCAGGTACATAAACATTGCAGCTAGATGACATACAAAAGCTTTTAGGGGAGTTTCTCACTGTTCCGCCCCCTCTTCCTCCCCCTCTCCAACGCTGTCAGTCCCCACCTCCTCGTAATCCTTCTCCAGGGCGGCCATGTCCTCTCGAGCCTCGGAGAACTCCCCTTCCTCCATGCCCTCCCCCACATACCAGTGCACGAAGGCCCTCTTGGCATACATGAGGTCAAACTTGTGGTCCAGGCGTGCCCAGGCCTCGGCGATGGCGGTGGTGTTGCTGAGCATGCAGACGGCCCTCTGCACCTTGGCTAGGTCCCCTCCGGGAACCACGGTGGGGGGCTGGTAGTTGATGCCCACCTTGAACCCTGTGGGACACCAGTCCACAAACTGAATGCTACGCTTGGTTTTGATGGTGGCGATGGCGGCATTCACTTCTTTGGGCACCACGTCGCCGCGGTACAGCAGACAGCAGGCCATATACTTGCCGTGGCGAGGATCGCACTTCACCATCTGATTGGCCGGCTCAAAACAGGCGTTTGTGATCTCCGCGACGGAAAGTTGCTCGTGATACGCCTTCTCTGCGGAGATCACAGGGGCGTAGGTGACCAAAGGGAAGTGGATGCGAGGATAAGGAACCAGGTTGGTCTGGAACTCCGTCAGGTCTACGTTTAAGGCGCCGTCGAAGCGCAGGGAGGCGGTGATGGATGACACAATCTGCCCGATCAGCCGGTTCAGGTTGGTGTAAGATGGACGCTCAATGTCCAGGTTCCTGCGGCACAGGTCGTAGATGGCCTCGTTGTCCACCATGAAGGCGCAGTCGGAGTGCTCCAGGGTGGTGTGGGTGGTCAGGATGGAGTTGTAGGGCTCCACCACCGCAGTGGAGACCTGAGGAGCTGGATATACGGCAAACTCCAGCTTGGACTTCTTACCGTAGTCGACAGAGAGGCGCTCCATTAGCAGAGAGGTGAAGCCGGAGCCGGTTCCTCCTCCAAAGGAGTGAAAGATCAGGAAGCCCTGCAGTCCGGTGCACTGATCAGCCTGCAGGAAACGAAGCATTCCTTCAGCCGGCATGATCACAGATGTTCTGTCACCGAAAGAATCAACTTGGAAGACCGTACCAGTTTACGAATCCTGTCCAGAACCAGGTCGATGATCTCCTTACCAATGGTGTAGTGACCACGGGCGTAGTTGTTGGCTGCGTCTTCCTTCCCAGTGATCAGTTGCTCCGGGTGGAAGAGCTGGCGGTAGGTTCCTGTACGGACTTCATCTGAAAATACAAGCCGCTGTCTCCACAAACTCAAACAGACCAACAAAATTTTGTTTCATTACGTGGATTTACCGACAACAGATGGTTCCAGATCGACAAACACCGCTCTGGGAACATGTTTTCCAGCTCCGGTCTCgctgaaaaaagtattaaaGGAGTCGTCtccacctgaaatggtcttatCGCTGGGCATCTGACCATCCGGCTGGATTCCGTGTTCCAAGCAGTAGAGCTCCCAGCATGCATTGCCCATCTGGACACCAGCTTGGCCAATGTGAATGGAGATGCACTCCCTCTGGAAAGGCGTTGGTGAAGTCAGATCGTTCTTGAACCGCTCTAGTTCATGTATGCAGACACTTACCATGATTGCAAATCCTGCCGCTGATGTTGAAGACCTGCAGAGGAATCTGCCGCTGCTGCAGAGCTCTGCTGTACTTATAGCTCCTCCAGACTCCATGGTGACACCTCCAGTCAAACAAAGTGCAGGCATGTTGTGACACACATCAGTACCCCCTCCATGACGCCCAAAGATAATCGGTAACCTTGTGTCCACTCAACACGTGTGGAAAAACCCATTTAGGTCTTGGCAACGGAGCACACATGGACTGTTTCCATGTTTACACAACTGAGATGAATGAACTCAAAGCTCTGAGGGGGTCAAACGTCTCCATGGAGAAATATCTGTAGATATTTTATTGTATCAGGAATAAAAGgtcaaagaaatatttaaaaaataggttTTTTATACTACATAAGTACTTTTTGTGTGGGGTAAAATGTAGGATATTTGGACAGAATTGTGCTGCTGAAGAAGagaaagcatgaaaaaaaaggaaaggataaaaaatcagtaaaaaagaatgaaataaaaaaataataataaaaaagaagattttgtgTAGTCCTTCTCACAAGTGGTAGGGTTTGAAGGGATTGGTAaaggagtggttgccatagaaacgttgactcagatcgactcggaccaatcgctACTGATGCCgtctgactccaacatggcgacgtccgtatcaaaaaaaatggcaactgaattgactaatttggttggagctggaagtaaatcaTTCTCTATGGATGACAACactctcactcagtccagttcttttttatagtcaatgatgaaaacataaaactgaTAAACTACACCACCCAGAATGCAACCTTGCAGAAATCCACGTTTGTTGCTTTAGATTCAAGGCTCTACTCAATCTCTCTTATACATCCAActttttaaatgcagttttatatAAGTATATCGATAGTTAAGGGGAATATTTTCTAGTGTTTGATACAGTAAAAACCATTAAACCCCTTACATtattacaacaaaaaactattcatttgtttaaaaaccgTCAAGATTTCACTTTAGTttgattctttttcatttgatcACCTTAGTTTTGGCTagatatattttcttttgtttttaatttgggattcttttattgaaaatatgCACTGTCTGTTAAAAAATTCAAGCTAAAGATGCtgttagacattttttttgcttttgctacatttttaactttaatttgaCATATTTGATTCTCAAGCAGCTTTATCCCAAAACTATAAAAccttttatgacaaaaaaagatatttgtcTTCTGGCTTCTTCAACTAtgaggaagtttttttttaaaacacaccagCAGATAAGACTAAATAATGAAAGCCCTGAAACTTCCTCTGTCTTTGCAGGGTAACAGAGGACCTGATGGTTCACCCGGACCACCAGGAGAAGCCGGGATTGGATTCCCCGGAGACAAGGTGTATAACCTGCTTTAAATTCATTATCTTCTGATTTTAAATTGACATTTACCCCATGAAATTTGTCTTGTGCAgaactttattgttttgtttttccttaacaGTTTTTGTCCTTTATCTTAAAATGTTGGGGTATTTTgctaaagtgtttaaaaaacagGTCGCAGAGCTTAAGATGTTTTCTCATCGTTTgatattgttataaaaatttaaaatgatgtgTTTAACAGTCAATGAAAAGCTGCAAAAGTGTTGTGATTGCTAACTATACATTATTACGTCCAAAGTAGCTGTACTATAATAAaccaaaatgttcaaatgtaaaaactaaCTAAAGAATGCAGATATATACAAAGTAGAACTGACAAAATTAACCAAAACATTAAAGAGtaataattttataatttatttaaattgttattGATTAATGTtgatatatacatttttatcattAAGGTAAAAAGTAGGCGCTAAAGTAGTTTAACTCAGCTAAATACTGGTAAAATGTACTTGGaattaaactaaaactaatTCAATTATGCACGGCGGTAATATAAATGAACTATTATATTTACTAAATCAGtttaacaaacagaagaaaagacagaaaacatggcTAAATAACACTATAATAACTAAATGAGCTCATCACATTTGCAGAAATTCTTTGCTGAAATGTGTTTAACAATAATAGCATAAAAGCTACAACAAACactaataataatacaattttACTTCATGTTTTTTCCATGAGTTATGGTCAACTCTTGCAAACATTACCGTATTTAAAGATCAAACACATTTTAGGCTAATTTAGTTCAACAAAAATCAAAGTGTAATCATGAACAGgacagtttaaagaaaaaaatgcagctttgtaATCTGTTTCCTGATTGCAGGGGGAAAAGGGTCTTCAGGGGAGACCTGGTCCTCCAGGTCCCATTGGAACAGGAGAACCAGGACTACAAGTAAGTGTTGGTGCATTTTTCGGCGAAGTGAATTGAAAGTGTTCCAGCATCATTGAACACGAATTTAACTTGCAGCTATTTATGCAGATCTCTGTAAAAATTCATGTCTGTACTTCCATTCTTCAGGGACCACCGGGACCCCCTGGAACACAGGGCAGCCCTGGATCTCCAGGAGAAGGCTATCCAGGACCTAAAGTGAGTCAGCTGtactttaaatattatttactCTTCCATGTTGGactgaaaaagtttgtttggGAAAGAGTCCATGTTTTTACAGTTCATGGAATAAAGATTTACTGCATTTTTCATACCATAAGGCGCATTAAGCaatcaaaacagtcatacaATGTGTTAAACTACACCACCCAGAATGCATCAAGGGGCCAAAAGGCTGGCAATTTGTCAGAGGagatgatgggaagtttttTCTAGTGAGCTGTGTTCTTCTTTCATCTGCAATTAtcagctgcagagaaaaaaacatgacagaaaaaccTAACTTTCCCTTCTCACTTACTTATGTTAAGGAATAGGACATATCACTCTGCCAGTTTAcagactacagtacccataatgcttcaTAGTTTACCAGCCATTCTAAAACATTTGGACAGATTATTGTATCAAATAAGTTTGTACCTTTTAAGTACTGGATTCAAATGTAGggattttatcttaaaaatacaaaaaatgtgacGTTTTTCCAGTGATggaatgttttattcttttttatttcaggggGATCGAGGATTTGAAGGTCCACGAGGACTTCGTGGGATTCCAGGTGTTGGGGTTAAGGGTGACAAGGTGAGAAATCCGCTCACTTTAAGGATGAAATGTAGATTATATCATCGCAAATGATTGAAACTGGGCCTCTTGCTTTTTCTCAGGGTATCCGTGGGCCACCTGGGGTTCAGGGTCCAATAGGGCTACCTGGGGTTGGACTTCAAggagaaaaggtgaaaaaccGAACGACCATTTTATGATCACAAAATCTTTGGTTCTATCTGAGCAAACAGGTTTTACTGCAAAACCACatggaaaaggaaaaattatttatttcatttcttcaaATGTACAATGTTTTACTGaagttgacaaaaataaatcttttgtaaagattttctcaaacgttttttttttaaattgcttctCTTCAATCAAAACcggaagaaaatatttaaaaatatcacataATGTAAAgtacaatgtttgttttaatacatggaaaaaggcagaaattagttagaattagtaaaaatgttcaaaattggGAGCTGGGGATGAATGCctgttttacaataaaacattgacTGACTTCTAAAGACAAggcaaaagaaacacatttgatTCATTACACATGAAAAACTCATccgttttttattaaatattataatTCATAattagaaatgaaagaaatcagaAGCTGGAAAACAGTTTTGATCATTTGAGTTTAGAAATATTTGACATCTTCTTTAATTGGCAGATTGATTTGGTTTTAATGTTGATATTTTATAGGATTAAAGATAATCTGCAGTGTTGAACGACCACCAGTGTTGCTTTTtcaaaactcacacttaaaaattaattcaaaaatgcaaaaattccTACATACGATCATCATCGCCAGACGTAGAAGGTAATTTCTACTCACAGACTGCAGCCTTTTTCCAGTCATTCCTCACCACAGATGGGTGACAGAGAGATGAGTGCAGTGAAGGACCGCCATGCTTTGTGGTTTTAAtttgctgatgttttttaaactgaattctTCTTCCACTTAGGGAAACCAGGGTCCACCTGGACCAGCGGGACCGAGAGGTTCTCCAGGTGTGGGAATAACAGGACCCAAGGTAAGAAAACCTCGTGACGGAAGGCAACGTACAGGCCAACGAGAAACGTTAAAGGATTGTTTTTATGCATTCTGGACTCACCAGTATCGAACAAACTATAAGaacaattcaaaaacaaaaaaagaaaagtacaagTCCCAGTTTTTGTCTACCACAAACTGTTTTAATGGCATGTAGtaaaatatatgtttaaaaaaagggacaaaaacggcttagaagatgaatgaaagaatTGAAGTtagaacccttgtgctatcctaggcactttaacattgggagttgggtcatctagacccacttgacagtgcactgaacttttttcttcaatgatttgtgatcttcactggtgtccatggattacatgaaatctttccacctttatccacctttctcatggtagggagaacacgtcaaaggtcatcttgaccccataggatagcacaaaggttaaatggttattaacatttctttttaaagcaaattcaGATAAATATCATCTAATTAAAACATGAAGACAGCAAATCAATTCCTAAATGTTACGGAGAGGTTTGTCAAGAAACTTCAGAGGCAgtaatggatttttttaacgCATCTGTTGTGTGAAGTGGAGTCTAAATCTCTGAGACGGTGGTTGTGTCTTTCTCAGGGGGATCAGGGCCCTCCAGGTGAGCCTGGTCTGCCAGGTGAAAGAGGAAAGGGAGAAGCAGGACCTAAAGTAAGAACTGCTGCGCTCCTCTTCAGTCACTATTTCTGAGGTGAACTTTCAACTCAAACGTCTCCTAAAGGGGGATCCTGGAGCTCCGGGTTTGGTGGGTCTGCCAGGTCAACCAGGAGAGGATGGAATCCCAGGACAAAAGgtcaacacattttttgattttctttttacgtACATCCATGCTGTCCTTCTCTGACCACTTTTGAAATCACCACAGGGGGACATCGGGCTGCCGGGGCCCAGGGGACCTGACGGTGCTCCAGGGAAAGGGACCCCCGGGCAGAAGGTAAGAGTTCCTGCAAagtttagttcatttttattctaCCATAAAATGTTGCTCTATATTGGACAGCTGCCTTACCTTGGCAGGGAGACAGAGGAGACAGGGGGAGCAGAGGATTGCCAGGGGCAACAGGTCCACAGGGGCCAATGGGGCAAAAGGTGaagctgcacacaaacatgATAAAAGTAGAACAAACTCACCATGTGacagtaaatgtaactttaggATTAAAGATTTAGTAAATGACTTTTTACAgcaaagaagtttaaaatatttcaactAAAATTGAGTccagccctttttttttatagttaaaTGTCAGTCAAGTGTGTGTTGTCTGTCTTAGGGGGTGCCAGGAAATATCGGGCCCCCAGGATTAACGGGACCCCCAGGGAGGGGCATCCCTGGCGCCAAGGTAAGCCAGGATCATGGACCTGAAGTTTCTGTTCCCTGCCTCTAACGTGTTTGTCTTTAGGGTGATGTGGGTCTGCCGGGTCCTGCTGGACCCATGGGGGAGTCGGGGATCGGTTTAATGGGACCCAAGGTGATCTCAGTTCAGGTTTACAGGAACCTGCTTTCAGAGTAAACAGATTCAAATCAGTCCATTTCTGGTTGGTAGGGCGACAGAGGGCTGCCAGGCCCCGTCGGGCGTCCTGGACTGAAAGGTGAAGGCTTCTCCGGTCCTCCAGTGAGTACAGAGAGACACAGACGCTTCCTTCATtccaacttttgtttttagttacatcactttaagaaaaaaactcgtGTCAGGGACTTCCTGGGCCCCCAGGCCTGCCTGGAGAGACCGGACAAGATGGTATCGGATTACCTGGACAGaaagtaagaaagaaaatcattaaACTACAAAATTTACTTTTCCGCTAAGTTGTTTTTACTGGAATGTTGTGAAAATTTAATATATTAGTCATTGTTCTGGACGAAACCATGTGACATAAGATGtaaacatattaggaatgtgggcgtggttaaataaaaacctcagttgctaaggaaatccaaaaaattGCTTTTACGGATTCATCTATAAATTACATAGACCTGTTCGTTGTCCTCAGGCGAccgaaaaataaaatggttgctatgaaaaagtgagttttttgtaaacaaaattgTCACAtccagctctgaccagggtggcaaGAGGCAGAAGAAGAAAGTGAGGGGCATGTAGAAACTGCCCAGCCAGTGAGGGCAGGTCTATGGAGGGCAACTAGTGGGGGTAGCACCGGCGGGCCAAACCATGCCGCTCACAACTTTAATCCTACCTCCTGTTTTATCGTTATTTCATTGTTGTTTCATATTTGTCTTAGTGGcacggttgtgttttttgtttaaacataaAGCTTCTGCTAATGTCTGACAGGGAGACCGAGGAAATCCAGGACCTCTTGGACCAGCCGGGCCGCCGGGGATCGGCTTGATTGGTCCGAAGGTAATCAGCTTCCCAAAAGAGAAAACGTGTGCTTTAGTGTTTGGTGTTGAAACGTCTGAAGTCCGAAGGTGTACATCTTAAATATTCTCGGTCCGCAGGGTACAATGGGTCAGATGGGACCTGCAGGCCCTCCAGGTTTACCTGGAGAAGGCATCCAGGGGCAAAAGGTACCCTTGTTTGCCAATTCTCCTTTAGCATAGCAGCTGTCCTTGTTCTGTAGCAACTTCAAGACCCACTCCGCTCATcgtttgatccattttcaaagcattgcCGGTTCAGCTTTTAACTTGGTTTATGCTGAACAGGGGGATCCTGGATTTCAGGGGCTTCCAGGACCCAGAGGTTTTCCGGGTCAGGGTCTGCAGGGAGACAAGGTGATGTCACGTTAAAAGTCATCCGATGTTTTTGTTATGAAGAAAGGAAAACTCTCACCTTTCTGCTGCAGGGGGACCGAGGATTAAGGGGTGACACAGGAAAGAAAGGGGACAGAGGGGAACCGGGACTGCTGGGACCCGTCGGACCTCCGGTACTGCTGGACTCTTCTGTCCGCTTCTAATAAACCTTATCGGCTTGGCTTTAAAAGCAGAACATGTGATagctaatttaaaaataataatactttaGAAGTACCCCCTGTCTTTTTCCAAACTGGAATACGCCCCTCACAAGCTGAATTCCTTTATTTTGTGTATTGTTGCTTCATAAATCTGTCAGTGGTTGAATTTAACAATAATGTTTCCTTTGGTGCACGGCAGGGCAGAACGGGACAGAAAGGAGAGCCTGGACTTACAGTGAGTACAAAGATCTTCTCACAGAAAATTGAAACGGTTAAACTTCACGTCTTCAAAAATAAACTCTAACTTCTTTATCCCCTTGATGCCAATAGAAACAAATGggcatcaaaccactttggctccaaaattaccttcatacagcatctacttgaaagcaaaaacatgtaaagtgattttttttcgtAGCAGCAAATAAATTTAGGCAGTGGCGGAACTACAGGGCTGCAAGGGGGGGTGCGGCTGGGGCCCCCTCCCCCATTTTTGAGTCAGtagtatcattattgacaaaggttaagaaatcatcaatacaagcttcttgaAGCTTTAGTAATAAATACTCTAATactgtaaaatttaaaatacttGAGGTAATTGTTATGGCCTTCCACTGTGCTGTTCTCATTTTCCCTCTTCCAGAGCCCTCTGCCCCCTCCCACtcccaaataaaatgttttagccCCACCACTAAATTTAGGCATCGAGAGGTTGACAATCAgatgaaaacataaacaataaaaatgcaaaaaaaaggtttttttaatggAGGTAGAAACATTTGCTAAATTTGTgagtattttttaagttttactgaagccttagtcacaactgtcttTACGGTGGTTACGGGctgactgcagatgaaaaatggtcTAACCTGTACAAGGATGATCCACAGGAAATATGAACCTCTATAGACAAAATGTTccgtttttattgtttgaactCCCAAATCCTGTCCATTGCACAAGGACCCTGTTAGTTCTGTTCATGTAAGACGTGCACACTCCTTGCTGCAGCATAACTTTTATGaataaggaaattagacagagtgtagtttctgtggacatcctacgggcGTCCCATGGACATTACCatatcacgtgcacactccgTGCATGTGGGATCCCTGCGTGGTCAGTAactcgcaccttactaacgactagagttTGGGGTAAGgacaccgtacaacagcatcacccatacatcATTTTAGCTTTActaatacttcacaatacacttgcACGAAAATGGTACATTCCTTTTTCGTGACATCCCTTGAGGTGTCCGTATGAACCTCATGGGAACCGTAAGACCGCGCTCCCGTTAAGATGCGgtcgctcctctctacgacccctTCACGGGCATTGGCAACACTAAAACCCCACAGCACCTGTACAGCTGCGTGGGACTAAGGCTTTAGTAAAGACAATCATGgtttggggtaaaaaaaaaaacattcaagagTGAATAACTTTTTACTGTATTTCTCAGCGGGAGGAGATCATCGAAATCGTCAGGAACGTTTGCCGTAAGTTTTCCCTCTGTGGAGAACCTGAGACTAGTTTCCATATCTGACAGCTGATTGAAAACCATCTCGTCCTCCAGGCTGCGGGGAATGCATCTCCACACCGCTGGAGCTCATCTTTGTGATTGACAGCTCCGAGAGCGTCGGCCCTGAAAACTTTAACCTGATCAAAGACTTTGTGAACGCCGTGGTGGACCGCACATCTGTGGGGCGCAACAGCACGCGCATCGGCGTGGTTCTGTACAGCCACATCAACCTGGTGGTCCTCAGCCTCATGCAGGAAGCCACGAAGGACCAGGTCAAGTCCGCCGTGCGCTCCATGAGCTACCTGGGTGAGGGCACTTACACGGGCAGCGCCATCCAGGAGGCCAACCAGATGTTCAAGGCGGCGCGGGCGGGCGTGAGGAAGGTGGCCATCGTCATCACTGACGGACAGGCGGACACTAGAGACTCTGTGAGTCTGGAGAGCGCCGTGGCGGAGGCGCAAAGGGACAACATCGAGAGGTTTGTGATCGGGGTGGTGAACGAGAGCGACCCCCAGTCCGAGGAGTTCAAGAAGGAGCTCAACTTCATCGCCTCGGATCCGGATAGCGAGCACGTGTTCCTGATCAGTGACTTCAAGACACTGCAAGGTGACAAGCCCAACTTCTGAGAGGCTTCAGTGGAGACGTGGACTCTGATCTGATTCCccttaaaatgaaattaaaccaTCAAAAGTAGACTAAGTATTTATCATAATACAGTTGgtggtttgaaaaacaaaaataacaaaactatttgaaagtaaaattaagttaatatttaaaacatCCATTAAAATAACGTCATTaggaaaatatatataattgaGCCTTTTTGAGGGTCATTAGGAGatcattttacaataaaataaataataaaaagtatgtACTGAGAGGAAACTAAAAATTCCATAAACTAGGAGAAAAGTGGAAAATGTTGAGAACAAGTCTAAATGTTTCTACTTTGCACCATCATCTTCAGAAACTCTGATCAGCTGTTGTGAGCTGTGTGTTG encodes the following:
- the LOC101155224 gene encoding tubulin alpha-1A chain-like codes for the protein MPALCLTGGVTMESGGAISTAELCSSGRFLCRSSTSAAGFAIMRECISIHIGQAGVQMGNACWELYCLEHGIQPDGQMPSDKTISGGDDSFNTFFSETGAGKHVPRAVFVDLEPSVVDEVRTGTYRQLFHPEQLITGKEDAANNYARGHYTIGKEIIDLVLDRIRKLADQCTGLQGFLIFHSFGGGTGSGFTSLLMERLSVDYGKKSKLEFAVYPAPQVSTAVVEPYNSILTTHTTLEHSDCAFMVDNEAIYDLCRRNLDIERPSYTNLNRLIGQIVSSITASLRFDGALNVDLTEFQTNLVPYPRIHFPLVTYAPVISAEKAYHEQLSVAEITNACFEPANQMVKCDPRHGKYMACCLLYRGDVVPKEVNAAIATIKTKRSIQFVDWCPTGFKVGINYQPPTVVPGGDLAKVQRAVCMLSNTTAIAEAWARLDHKFDLMYAKRAFVHWYVGEGMEEGEFSEAREDMAALEKDYEEVGTDSVGEGEEEGAEQ
- the LOC101166164 gene encoding collagen alpha-1(XXVIII) chain-like produces the protein MRMDVFMRRTQRKGLVLCLLLLAFMHEVKGQRRKKTGRNQYRLQNEEGQAPSSKLTCSLEVAFILDSSESSKCCFEKQKAFVLKFSTRLAMLPVDFELRVRMAVVQFSSSVYIEHRFSDFKDLDTFQGKVSAMNYIGHGTYTTYAITNTTQMLVKETPKNSVRVAVLMTDGVDHPRNPDVLTAAAEAKGYGIKIFAIGLSSIAQQRQNNAKLRAIASAPAQQFVQSLMDPQLEEKLLREMGTVAIKECPKCLCEKGERGSPGDPGPKGDIGDRGPSGQKGIMGEPGFDGLPGRDGPPGPPGYKGSKGERGECGPPGAKGDIGPEGSSGPPGPKGEQGAAGPPGDIGPEGPAGPKGNRGPDGSPGPPGEAGIGFPGDKGEKGLQGRPGPPGPIGTGEPGLQGPPGPPGTQGSPGSPGEGYPGPKGDRGFEGPRGLRGIPGVGVKGDKGIRGPPGVQGPIGLPGVGLQGEKGNQGPPGPAGPRGSPGVGITGPKGDQGPPGEPGLPGERGKGEAGPKGDPGAPGLVGLPGQPGEDGIPGQKGDIGLPGPRGPDGAPGKGTPGQKGDRGDRGSRGLPGATGPQGPMGQKGVPGNIGPPGLTGPPGRGIPGAKGDVGLPGPAGPMGESGIGLMGPKGDRGLPGPVGRPGLKGEGFSGPPGLPGPPGLPGETGQDGIGLPGQKGDRGNPGPLGPAGPPGIGLIGPKGTMGQMGPAGPPGLPGEGIQGQKGDPGFQGLPGPRGFPGQGLQGDKGDRGLRGDTGKKGDRGEPGLLGPVGPPGRTGQKGEPGLTREEIIEIVRNVCRCGECISTPLELIFVIDSSESVGPENFNLIKDFVNAVVDRTSVGRNSTRIGVVLYSHINLVVLSLMQEATKDQVKSAVRSMSYLGEGTYTGSAIQEANQMFKAARAGVRKVAIVITDGQADTRDSVSLESAVAEAQRDNIERFVIGVVNESDPQSEEFKKELNFIASDPDSEHVFLISDFKTLQVLEKHLMRCILEPGQSNLFSPILFQEFSDVVRNPPFRIETPTFMEDFGTIRNLPDIPASRSDRKSVILQRPKTENGRSSSKTQRLPSFDREPFRPVTEFLPQFEINNPAPLMNGLLEAVGPTLRARPDEGIPEPSSSTSALLSSDTHISDGCYQTLDPGPCREYVVKWYYDAIANSCAQFWFGGCLGNENRFDSERSCRETCVKF